The Bacteroidia bacterium genomic interval GGAAATTTAAGTACAGGTCAACCAACTATTGATTTCCCTGAAAATGGGGGATTCCCAGAATTTGCGATTAGTGTCCCAGTTCCAACAGAAAATACAGCAAACTCTTATATGCTACGAGTCTTGTATACTTCTGACTCAAATACAGGGGATTTTGATTTAGCAACTTTCGTAAGGGGGTTTCCGCTTGATGTAGATTTATCTTCTTTCGTTGGAGGTCCAAATACTCCTTTCGCCCCCCCCAGCTCTGCAAATTTCATGGCTGAGGGAATAGCAGAATTGAGAACAAATGGAGCAAGTGTAAATGCCAGGATTCTCCATATTATTTTTAGACGCAGGACAGCAAGTTCTAATGACACCTCTACTGGAAATTTGCGGATTTTAGGTTTTATACTTGAGTATGAAGATTAGATCCTCTAAAGAAGTCGTCTCCTATTTTCCTTGGGAGGCGGCTTTTTTTAATACTCCCAAAAAGCAAAGCCCAGCATATCCCAATAATAGAGATAGCCTGAGAGGAAAAGCAGGGCCAAAGCCAGTATTCCCTGATAACTCCAATTTAGCCTTTTCATTTCTTTCCCATCTTTCACCCAAAAGAAAAGACCTGCCGCTGCAAGAAATGGGACTAAGAGGGACGCCAGATATAGAATTACACTTAGGAACTGAGGTTCATGTAAATTGGCTTGAGTTGTACTTAAGAGAAAACAAAGGATTCCGATAAATAAAAGACTGGAACTACCTGCCAGAAAATATTCACTCCGGAAGATTTTTGCATTAGCTTTTACCCGATAAAACATCCGAATAAAAAACACCAATTGAGAGGACAGGGCAAGTAAGAGAGAGAAAATCAGGCTTCCCGCCAAAAGCATCAAAGCCGAGTGAGATTTTTTCTCATAATAAAAGCCCAAACTGGAATACAATACTCCGGGCTGCTCCTGAGGAAATATCAAATCAAAACCTTCTCCTTGTGAACTAAAAGAAAAACGTCCTTCTCCTTTAGAATACAAAGCTTTTTCCTCCTTCCCATTTCCGGAAATGAAAAGCTGGCCATCTTTTTCTTTGATTGTTAATCCTTCTGTGAAAAATTCTCCGAAAGGATATAACATCTGAATCCTTGGGCTTCCAAAATTATAGTAGCCCGTAAATTCATGTGGATTGTCAAGGCTTTCAGCTATTTGCTTTTCGTCTGAAGCAGTATGTTCAGCTACATGCTCAAATATTTGCTTTTCCAGACGGCTCAGGCAGTTAACAGAATTGGGGCCATTAGTTACAATGAAAATTCCCAAATCCAGATCCTGATTATAGTAAAAAACCGATTTGTAATTATTGTAGGCTCCACCATGTCCCAACCAAAGTCTTCCGTTGTGAAAAGTGGGTCGTAAACCGAGCCTAAATCCATTATGCGTACCGGCAAAATCAGCAATGCTGTGGTGTTTTTCCATTTCAGAAAAACTTGCGGGAGACAGAAAACTTTCGGGCTGATTCAGCATCATTCGCATAAACTTTCCCATTTCCTCCGATGAACTAAAAACGCTACCTGCAGGTCGGGCAATGATGTGTTTGAAGGGATTGACTTTATTATTGAAGCCATAAGACCAGGCCAAATGATCAGGATTGAGTTCTTCTTTCAATAAAGAACTTTCATTCATCGCCATCGGAGAAAATACATTCGCTCGCATAAAGGCATCGAATCCCTGCTCTGCATACGTATCGATGATATAGCCTGCCAATAAATAATTGACATTAGAATAGGCGAAGCGACTGCCGGGCTTCCAGCGCGGGATCATGGAATTTGCCGTAAGTTCTATTGCTTCTTCCAGGCCAAAATTATCATCGCTGAGTGGAAAGGCCCAGTCTTTGGGTCGCATATCATCGAAACCAGAAGTATGCTCCAGCAAATGATACAACCTTAAGGGATGGCTCGATTTCCATTCGTTTCTTAAGCTTATCTCCGGAAGAATATCACTCACTTTATCCTCCAACTTAAACTTTCCTTCCTCGGCCAATTTTAGTACCGCCAGGGTCGTAAAGGTTTTGCTAATCGAGCCGATTCCAAATAGAGATTGTGCATCCACTTTTCTCCTGGAGGCTAAATCTGCATATCCAAAATATTGTTGAAAGACTACCGAATCCGAATCTGTCATAAGGATCGCCGCACCCACACTTTTACTTTCTTGAAATATCTCTTCCAGTTCCCGGCTAAGCTTGTCTTTTTCCTGCACACTTGGGACTTGACAACTTATTGTCCCAAGAAAAAGAAATGACAGGAGTATGCTAATCGAAGATTTCATAGCGATTTTCGTGTGGTATAAGTGATTCTCTATCAAAGAGTACGGAAAATGCAGGAAAGTTGGTTTGAAAAAAAAATGAAGCTTTTGTAATAAAGAGAAAAAGGAATTAGACTAAGCGGTAAAAGAATCTTTTGAAAACAGATCTACACATACAATTCACTAAGATCTTTCACGAACAAAGAGATAAGATCTACCGTCTTTGCAAGGCTATGGTCTATGACTATAGTTATGTAGATGATGTTTTTCAGGAAGCCATGAGTAATGTATGGAGGAGTTTGAAAAGCTTTAAAGGTAATTCCAGCATTGATACCTGGGTTTACCGTATCGCAATTAATACCTGCATCACCTTCAACAATCGACAGAAAAGAATCAATGCAAAAAAAGCGGAGATGCAGGAGAATTACTCCCCATTTGTCGAGGAAGCAAACGAACAATTGCAGGAATTGCATTTGGCAATTAAACGCTTGAATGCCTCCGACAGATCGATCATAGGCTTGTACCTGGAAGACTTCTCTTATAAAGAGATTGCTGAAATCCTGGGCATCAGCACTTCCAATGTAGGGGTTCGCTTAAACCGGATCAAACAAAAGATATCGGTTATCATTCACCAAAAAAATTAAGATCATGGATTTAGATCAATTAAAAAATAAGTGGCAAGAGCAAGAGCTTAAAATAGAATCCTCAACGGAAACTATGGATAAGGTCATTCAATTTGATAAAGGGCTGGAAAAAGAAAATCTCAGGATAACCATCATGTTTTCAGTTACCATTTTCATACTTGGTTTCGTCGTATTACCCTTGCTGAAATCGGCTACAGAGCAACTTCTCATTGGGGCACTTTTTTTCCTTATGGGATTTCAAGCACTTATGCTTTGGATGCGGAATCTAAATGTAAGGAAGTCATTCGCGGAAGCACCAGCCATTTACATTAAGAGCCTCATCAAAAAATTGAAATTCAATCTTTCGGTTACCATAATCATTACCCCTGTTTATCTGATTTTGCTCGGCACGATTGTAAGCCTTTATACGTATAAACTCATGTCTTCCTTTGCTATAGATTTATCATGGATAGTATTGGTAAATGGATTGATTTGGGCCTATTTATTGGGAATATTTATTTATTCATGGGGAAAGCAGCGCAAAAAGGATAAGACCATCATTATGCCTATGATTGACGAATTGAAAGAAACATTGAAAAGTTATTAAGTAAAATTGCCCCCAAATGGGGGCAATCTTCTTAAGATCATGAGTAATTATTGAGAGTTGTTAAGAGGCGTAGGAAAGTTCTGCTTCCCAAACCTCCGCGGCATAAGTCCTGGCTTTCCGCAACACATCATACTCAATCCCCAAAACCTGATGGGCTTCCTTCAATCTTGCATTTTCAGCTTGTTGGAAATATTTGCTGGCCTTATGGAGTAGTTTATTATCGACCGTTTCCTCGATATAAGGCTTCAAGTCCACATGACCTGCACGATGCAAAGTACTCAGGTACTCTTCTACAGTAGAAAGTTTCACCTTTCTGCGCTTTGCAATCTCATCTGGAGCCATTCCCGCCTGATATAAGTCTCTCACCTTGCGATGGCTCGGATAATTGGCACGAGTATAGATACCGGTTTTATCATCCAGGGCTTTCTTCTCCATGACGCGACCAATCTCAGCAATTATGAGCAAACGCACACGCTCTTCGGCCTCTTCCATACCTGCAATCTGATTTAGTTCAGCCATGGTTTCAGGCATATGTTTTACGATCTGACGAAGGGTATAATTGGTAAAAAGTTCATAGGGTTCACAGCTCATCTCTTCAGCCAAATCCTTGCGAACTTTGCGAAGCTCAAGGCTGAGATCAAATTGGTACCAGGCTTGTTTGACCTCGGAAGCATCAACTTCCATTTTTTCTGGATTAGTCAACCAACTTTCTCCTTTTTCAGTGATAGAGATAGTACCAAATTGTGGGTCCTTTACTTCCAGCATTTCGAGCTTGATGAGATACTCTATAACTCCAATTATCCTACCGAAAAATACATCCTCCAGGCTTCCAAAAGTCTCCAGGTCCTCGTGATTTATATTCCGTAAAGGAAAGCGTTTATCGCCTGTAACAATTCGCTGCACATAATCAGGAGCAAATGATTTCTCCAATAGCAATACGGTTTTCAAAATTTGTACTGCCTCCTCATGGATCTGCGTTTTCGTGTTTCTCTGCTTTTTCATTGTGTTTATGGTTATTAGTTGGAAATAATTTATTTCTGGGTGTTGTAGTGTTGTAGTGTTGTAGTGTTGTAGTGTTGTAGTTGGATTGATAAGAATTTGAACTATAGCACTAAAACACTTCCAAACCTCCTATGAAGCCATCTTCACCTCATCTCTGCCGACAAGGACTCTTGAGACATACAACTTGCATAGTTTGAGCCTATCATAGTCGATCCCTAATTCTTCATAAGCTTTCTTAAGACTGCTTTCGGGACTATTCAGAAAATACATACTGCCTTTCTCCAAATCCTCTCCCGCCAATCGGTCTTCAATCCAGGGTTTCAGGTCAATTTCTCCAGCTTTGTGAAGATTGCTTAGGTAGTTCTCTACTGTATGCAACTGTACGGATCTTCTTTGGGCGATTTCCTCTAAACTCACTCCTGATTCAAAAAGAGCTTTTACTTCCTGATGTGCAGCCGCTTGCACTTTTTTGAGAAAACGGTTTTTATCATCCTGGGCTTTTTCCTTCATGATGATCTCTATGACAGAAATTATAGAGGGGCCAAATCGATTTGCTTTATAGTCTCCAAAGCCCGGAATCATTTTCAATTCCTGCAAGTCTTTCGGTTTATCATCTATAATTCTGGCCAGGGTATAATCAGTAAAAACTCTGAAAGGAGGTTTATCTTCCTGCCTCGCCAGGGTATTTCTCAGCTGCCTAAGTCCCAGCAGAAGTTTTTTATCATAAGGACTTGTTCGGAGCTCGCTGGATTTCACAATCAGCTCACTGGGATAGGCAAGAAATTCTTCTCCTTTCCTGCTTATTCCAATCGAGCCATATCGTGAATTTGTCACTTGCAAGAAGTGGTTCCGCAACAAATAACTGATCAGATTGCGAATGCGCTCACTATGCTTAGCTTTCATGCTTCCATAGGTTTCCAATTCTCTGTGATTCTCTTCTCGGAATCCAAAGTTCTCGGAGGCTCGCAGGATACGCGTGATATAATTGATCCCATACTTCTGGTCCAGCAGGACCACCGTTTTCAAGATCAGATGTGCTTCTTCTTTAATATTCACCAGTGCTTCCAGTAAAAGTTGCATTGTGTTTTCGCTTTGAGTTTGGCTTATGGTACAAAGCTGCACTTTAGGTTTGTATAACAAATGGAAAACTATATGCCTTTGGTAAGGTTAAAAACAGCTAAAAAGACCAGAAAAGGATCAACACAAAGAAATAAAAATCTGATAACCAATCACTTATATAAACATCGGCGAGTCTCAAAAAGTAAATATAGAAAGCCTTTTCCCTCCATATTTTCAGCAGAAATAAGCGAAAACAAGGCCTTTGGCTATTTCTGCAACATTATAATACTCTAGCGAAATTTGCTTTTATTTAAATGGATGATCAAGATTTGATTATGTTCAAAGCGTTCTTTACCACCTGTTTCCTTGCCATTTCAATCTTTGCCTTTGCTCAAGAGAGAAGGAGTTGCGATTGTTTTAGTACAGAAATCTCTCACGCGAAAGATACTCTCAATTCCTGCCGTTATTATGAGTTTACTGTCCGTAATGATGGAGCTTGTCTTAGGGGCCTCTCCAATTTCACAATGGAAATAGAATGTGGACAAGCTTCAAATATCTGGAGTTCGCTGAACAGCCCGATAGAAAACAATTTTCAAGATCCCAATAATGGTCTCTCAGGTTTTAAAGTAGATGGGATACAGGGATTTGGAGAAGATATGATTCCAGATTCTTTTGTAGTAGGATTTACCTTTTGTCCGGATGATGATTATTGCGCAGACTTACAATCCTATTGGGAACCCATAGTAGCATACAAAGCCGGACGATGTATCATTTATGACACCCTGGACCTATCATATCTTCCCGGTTTTCAACCTCATACCATTCTTGCTCCCAATCCCAGCAATGGGCCTATGAGTTTTACGTTTACAACACCAGGGCCTGGATATGCAAAGCTTGAAATTCTGGACCTCTTTGGCAATATTCTTTATACGCCCATGAATGGGTATTTTAAGCGGCAACAAAGGCTGCATCCCAGTTTTGACACAAACCAACTGCAAGCGGGGATATACCTCTATAAAGTCAGTACACCTTATGGGAGTAGTACAGGGCGATTTATTGTGGAGTGATTGGGCTTAGTAAGGTCTTTCTCCCTCAATATTTCCTTTAGGGTCATAGAGACAAACCCATAGAAAGGTACTTCCATCCAGACAGGTTCCCCTGGCACATCCCAGTTTTTTTGAATTGGCCCAGACTAACTGTTTGTAGGAATCACAGGAACCTCTCCCCAATAAACAAGTATCCTGATCGTAATCATAGGCATTGACGGAATTGGCCCAGAGGTTAACGCTTTGCCTTTCAGTATTCAATCCAAAAGCAAACAGACCATTTTGACCCAAATCCTCCATATTTTCGGGGATTTCACAATTTTCCAGGTCAAAGATTGCTTCAGCCTTTAGCGCCAGGTCTTCGTCCCATTCCAGATTTTCAATCCCCAGCTGAGAACGAATTTCATTATGAGCTTTTACCATATTTTGGGCAAAAATAGAAAGCTGTCCCGGGGGTGGGGTAAAGCCCGCTTCTTCTTCGCATGCAAAAAGGAGGATAAGCCCGGTAATAATAAGTAGCGTGTATTTCATAATAGATTTTTTTTATATCGATCATAGGATCGATGCATTATCCAGGATGAAATAGCTTTGTGGTTTCTTCTCTATGAATTTAGGAAAATCAGCTTTCCCAAAGAACATACTTTTGTAAAAGCTTTTCGAGAATTTTTTCCGGCTCAGCACATAATCCCGGATGTACCTTGGAACTCTGAATAATGGTGCTCCTCGTAGCCGTCAACCATCTGAAGCGACCTGCCTGATCCAGTTTCGCTATTTCCCCGCCTGCTTCACTTCCTTCACAGATCAATTCCCAGGCTTTCAGGTAGTTGTTTACCTCTTCCAGATCTATATCGGGGAAACTGGCCATCAGGCGTGCCTCATCTAAATGATATTTCACCTCCAGATACTTCTTTCGCTTGCTAAATAGGATAACTCCCACATTGAGGAATTCTTCCCGCTCAACCCTTGGGACAAGCCGGATGAATGCATATTCATATACCTGCTTATCTTGCATTTTCAGCTTCTATTCTAAAGGTGTCTATTTGAGAAAGTCGAGTAGAAATAAATTCCACATATGCTTTTCTCTTTTCTTCGGGTCCCAAAGGATCAGCCTCTTCTTTCAACCATTCTTCCGGAATCACTGAAACGATATCCGCTATGGTTTCTCTGCTAACCTGCTTACGGATTTCTTCTTCAGCTTCTGCAAGTGCGTCCGCAATTCCCAGCATCACATGATCTTTGACTGCAGCAAAACCCCGTTTAGCATGTTCCTCCCAATTGTTCCAGGAATGGTGAAAATAAAGGGCAGCTCCATGATCGATGAGCCAAAGCTCTTTATTCCAGATCAACATATTGGTATTGCGATGGGTGCGATCAATATTGGTGATAAGGGCATCAAGCAAAACCACTTTTGAAGCACTCAATGCATCCGCTTCTGAGACTAGCGGATCAAAGGTAATCGCGCCCGCCAGATAATGCAGCCCAAGATTCAAGCCGACACTAAAGCGCAGCAGGTCCTGAATCTCCTCATCTGGCTCCGTTTTGCTGAAAGAAGCATCCAGGTTCATAAAAACCAACTCAGGCACTTTCAGTCCCATTGCTCTGGCCAGCTCTCCCCCTATCAATTCTGCAATCAGGGCTTTCTTTCCCTGGCCTGCACCTCTGAATTTTATCACATAAGGAAAATCATCATCTGCATCTACGATAGCAGGCAATGATCCTCCCTCCCGTAAGGGAGTTACATATCGAATTACATCCACCGTTCGGATCTCCGGCTTACTCATGCGGGCAAGATAGCAAAACCTTATTTCTTCACACGCTTTGAACGCATGGCTTTTACTTTCTTGATTGAATCATCTTGGAGGAAATGCTGATATTCTTCAGAATCAGCAGCAAAAATGGCGACCTTGCCTTCTGCATTGCTGTGGACGCCCCAGCCATATCTTTTGGTGAGAGGAGAACTTCGAAAGCAGGGCTGACCTTTGGAGAAATAGGAAGCTCTTTGCTCTTCCATTTCGTAGGATTGAAATTCCTTTCTAATAGCAAAGACCCCAAAAAGTACTTCGTCTGAAGTGTATGTGTAGGGATTGTCAATGAGCATTTCAAATTGAAGATTTGCCACGGTCTTTTTATCAGCTTTTAGTGGAGGTACATCTCCCTGATCGATGGGACAATCTTCTGCAATCTCGATGAAGGTGTTGAAATAATTAGTGGTATGCATGTCTGTTGATTTATTGATTGATGAAGGCAAGATAAATGGGACTTGTGACAGCCCTTTGTCAATCACTTCTTCCCAACCTCTTTTTTACCCTCTCAACATATTCTTCCAGACTGAGATCATGGGGAGAGAACTTTTCATCCATCACCCTCAACTCCTTTATTTTATCTACTCTAAAGGTTCGAAAATCATTTCTCCATCGACACCAGGCAATCAGAATCCAGTTTTCCTGGGTATTGAGGTAAATGGCAAAAGGCTCTACATTTCTTTCGGTCATCTCTGCTTGCGGATTTTTTTGATAATGAATGTGTAGCAAGCTGTAATTGGTCAGGCTGTGTTTGATATCCGCCAGATAGGAACTGCTGATGTCCTCGTCCCAGTTTTTACCGATGATAATCCGATCTGCTAGCAAATCCACCTTCTCTTTTTCATTATCCAATAAGACCGACTTG includes:
- a CDS encoding serine hydrolase domain-containing protein — encoded protein: MKSSISILLSFLFLGTISCQVPSVQEKDKLSRELEEIFQESKSVGAAILMTDSDSVVFQQYFGYADLASRRKVDAQSLFGIGSISKTFTTLAVLKLAEEGKFKLEDKVSDILPEISLRNEWKSSHPLRLYHLLEHTSGFDDMRPKDWAFPLSDDNFGLEEAIELTANSMIPRWKPGSRFAYSNVNYLLAGYIIDTYAEQGFDAFMRANVFSPMAMNESSLLKEELNPDHLAWSYGFNNKVNPFKHIIARPAGSVFSSSEEMGKFMRMMLNQPESFLSPASFSEMEKHHSIADFAGTHNGFRLGLRPTFHNGRLWLGHGGAYNNYKSVFYYNQDLDLGIFIVTNGPNSVNCLSRLEKQIFEHVAEHTASDEKQIAESLDNPHEFTGYYNFGSPRIQMLYPFGEFFTEGLTIKEKDGQLFISGNGKEEKALYSKGEGRFSFSSQGEGFDLIFPQEQPGVLYSSLGFYYEKKSHSALMLLAGSLIFSLLLALSSQLVFFIRMFYRVKANAKIFRSEYFLAGSSSLLFIGILCFLLSTTQANLHEPQFLSVILYLASLLVPFLAAAGLFFWVKDGKEMKRLNWSYQGILALALLFLSGYLYYWDMLGFAFWEY
- a CDS encoding RNA polymerase sigma factor, which translates into the protein MKTDLHIQFTKIFHEQRDKIYRLCKAMVYDYSYVDDVFQEAMSNVWRSLKSFKGNSSIDTWVYRIAINTCITFNNRQKRINAKKAEMQENYSPFVEEANEQLQELHLAIKRLNASDRSIIGLYLEDFSYKEIAEILGISTSNVGVRLNRIKQKISVIIHQKN
- a CDS encoding RQC domain-containing protein, producing MKKQRNTKTQIHEEAVQILKTVLLLEKSFAPDYVQRIVTGDKRFPLRNINHEDLETFGSLEDVFFGRIIGVIEYLIKLEMLEVKDPQFGTISITEKGESWLTNPEKMEVDASEVKQAWYQFDLSLELRKVRKDLAEEMSCEPYELFTNYTLRQIVKHMPETMAELNQIAGMEEAEERVRLLIIAEIGRVMEKKALDDKTGIYTRANYPSHRKVRDLYQAGMAPDEIAKRRKVKLSTVEEYLSTLHRAGHVDLKPYIEETVDNKLLHKASKYFQQAENARLKEAHQVLGIEYDVLRKARTYAAEVWEAELSYAS
- a CDS encoding RQC domain-containing protein, producing MQLLLEALVNIKEEAHLILKTVVLLDQKYGINYITRILRASENFGFREENHRELETYGSMKAKHSERIRNLISYLLRNHFLQVTNSRYGSIGISRKGEEFLAYPSELIVKSSELRTSPYDKKLLLGLRQLRNTLARQEDKPPFRVFTDYTLARIIDDKPKDLQELKMIPGFGDYKANRFGPSIISVIEIIMKEKAQDDKNRFLKKVQAAAHQEVKALFESGVSLEEIAQRRSVQLHTVENYLSNLHKAGEIDLKPWIEDRLAGEDLEKGSMYFLNSPESSLKKAYEELGIDYDRLKLCKLYVSRVLVGRDEVKMAS
- a CDS encoding T9SS type A sorting domain-containing protein gives rise to the protein MDDQDLIMFKAFFTTCFLAISIFAFAQERRSCDCFSTEISHAKDTLNSCRYYEFTVRNDGACLRGLSNFTMEIECGQASNIWSSLNSPIENNFQDPNNGLSGFKVDGIQGFGEDMIPDSFVVGFTFCPDDDYCADLQSYWEPIVAYKAGRCIIYDTLDLSYLPGFQPHTILAPNPSNGPMSFTFTTPGPGYAKLEILDLFGNILYTPMNGYFKRQQRLHPSFDTNQLQAGIYLYKVSTPYGSSTGRFIVE
- a CDS encoding CAP domain-containing protein, which translates into the protein MKYTLLIITGLILLFACEEEAGFTPPPGQLSIFAQNMVKAHNEIRSQLGIENLEWDEDLALKAEAIFDLENCEIPENMEDLGQNGLFAFGLNTERQSVNLWANSVNAYDYDQDTCLLGRGSCDSYKQLVWANSKKLGCARGTCLDGSTFLWVCLYDPKGNIEGERPY
- a CDS encoding DUF3037 domain-containing protein, which gives rise to MQDKQVYEYAFIRLVPRVEREEFLNVGVILFSKRKKYLEVKYHLDEARLMASFPDIDLEEVNNYLKAWELICEGSEAGGEIAKLDQAGRFRWLTATRSTIIQSSKVHPGLCAEPEKILEKLLQKYVLWES
- a CDS encoding HipA family kinase; the encoded protein is MSKPEIRTVDVIRYVTPLREGGSLPAIVDADDDFPYVIKFRGAGQGKKALIAELIGGELARAMGLKVPELVFMNLDASFSKTEPDEEIQDLLRFSVGLNLGLHYLAGAITFDPLVSEADALSASKVVLLDALITNIDRTHRNTNMLIWNKELWLIDHGAALYFHHSWNNWEEHAKRGFAAVKDHVMLGIADALAEAEEEIRKQVSRETIADIVSVIPEEWLKEEADPLGPEEKRKAYVEFISTRLSQIDTFRIEAENAR
- a CDS encoding DUF6157 family protein, encoding MHTTNYFNTFIEIAEDCPIDQGDVPPLKADKKTVANLQFEMLIDNPYTYTSDEVLFGVFAIRKEFQSYEMEEQRASYFSKGQPCFRSSPLTKRYGWGVHSNAEGKVAIFAADSEEYQHFLQDDSIKKVKAMRSKRVKK
- a CDS encoding WYL domain-containing protein, whose amino-acid sequence is MAYTDNISRLSRLTAILLKLQTRPFVSVQSLSEEFEVSTRTIYRDLTSLEQAGVPLVSEEGRGYRLMSGYNVPPVMFTEQEANALIIAEKFIAKSKDKSLIRDFNKAIDKIKSVLLDNEKEKVDLLADRIIIGKNWDEDISSSYLADIKHSLTNYSLLHIHYQKNPQAEMTERNVEPFAIYLNTQENWILIAWCRWRNDFRTFRVDKIKELRVMDEKFSPHDLSLEEYVERVKKRLGRSD